The region GAAAATCGCCGCGACATCCGCATCGATCACGCGTTCGAGCACGCTGTGCTCGGCGATATCGCCGACCTCCACGCGCACGCGCGGATCGCCGAAGTCGTTGCCGCGCACGACATCGAACAGCACGAGTTCGGCGATCGCTTGCGGCACGCCGTCGACGTCCTTCAGCGTGCCGCGCGCGAGCAGTTCGCGGGCGAGCCGCTGACCGAGAAAACCCGCGCCGCCGGTAATCAGCACTTTCATGTTCGCCACCTCGTTGCTGTCGATGCGTGTTGTCCCGGACGCGCCGCTCAGCGCCCGCCGTTCAGATACGGCTTGAGCCACCCCAGCCCCGCCGACGTCGCCGCCCGCGGCCGGTATTCGCAGCCGATGTAACCGTCGTAGCCAAGCGAATCGATCACGTCGAACAGGTACGGGTAGTTCACCTCGCCGCTGTCGGGCTCGTGACGCTCCGGCACGCCCGCGATCTGGATATGGCCGATACCCGCCATGTCGCGCTTCAGCTTCACCGCGAGATCGCCCTCGACGATCTGGCAGTGATAGCAGTCGAACTGCACCTTCAGATTCGCTGCGCCCACTTCCGCGCAGATCGCCTGCGCGTCGTCCTGGCGGTTCAGGAAAAAGCCCGGCATGTCGCGCGTATTGATCGGCTCGATCACGATCAGGATGCCTTCGGCCTGGGCCGCCTGCGCAGCATGCGCGAGGTTGCGCAGATACACGTCGCGATGCCGCTCGCGCGGCTGATCCGCGCCGATCAAGCCGGCCATCACATGCAGCTTGCGATTGCCGATCACCCGCGCGTAGGCAAGCGCCGTGTCGATCCCGTGGCGGAAATCGTCCTCGCGGCCCGGCAACGACGCGAGGCCGCGCTCGCCGGCCGCCCAGTCGCCGGGCAGCGCATTGAAGAGCGCCTGGGTCAGACCGTGCGCATCGAGCCGCGCCTTGATCTCTTCGGCGCGGAAGTCGTAGGGAAACAGAAACTCGACCGCCTCGAAGCCGTCTTTCGCGGCGGCGGCAAAACGGTCGAGAAACGCGTGCTCGTTGTACATCATCGTGAGATTCGCGGCGAAACGGGGCATGACAACGACTCCTGAAACGAATGGATGCGGTACGCGAGCCAGCGTGGCCCGCGCCTCGCCTTCCTTTTTACCAGCGCGCGCCGAATACGTCGCGCAGTTCGTCGAGCGCGGCCTCGTTCAGCGGCTCGGGACGCGGCTGCGTGATCAGCCACAGGCGCGCGGTTTCCTCGAGTTCTTCGAGCGCATACGCGGCTTGCGCGACGGAACGTTCCCACACCACCGGGCCGAGCCGTTCGAGCAGCACCGCGCGAACCTGACCGGCGAGCGCGGCGATCTGCGCGGCGACCTCGGGGTCGCCGGGGCGTCGATAGCGAATCAAGGGGACGTGGCCCACTTTCATCACGTAGTACGGCGTGATGGGCGGCAGCACGTCGGACTCGCGCCAGACGCCGGCGAGCGTCAACGCGACCAGATGCGTCGAATGCGTGTGGACGATGCCGCGCGCGTCATGATTGCCCGCGTAGATGCCGCGATGCAGCGCGAGGGTTTTCGACGGTTTGCCGCCCGCTACCGGATGACCATCGAAATCGACCTTGGCGATCTCTGCCGGATCGAGGCGGCCGAGACAGGCATCGGTCGGCGTGATCAGCCAGCCGTCGTCGAGCCGCGCGCTGATGTTGCCGGCCGTGCCGACCGTGTAGCCGCGCTGGTAGAGACTCGCGCCGTTCACGCAGATTTCCTCGCGCACGCGGGCTTCGTTGCCGAGGTGCAAGGCCGGCGCGCCGCTCATCGCGTGGCTCCGTCGTGGGAACCGGATTGTTCGGGATGAGCGGCATGCTCCAGCTGGTCGAGATGGCGCAGTGCCTTCTCGAAGAAATCGGTCGAGCCGAAATTGCCGGACTTCAGCGCGAGCGCAAGCGGCTCGTCGCCGCCCGTCGCCGTGGCCGGCACGCCCGGATCGATCTGCGCGCCGATACGCAGCGTGCGTACGGCGAGCGCCTGCACCACCGCGCCCGATGTCTCGCCGCCCGCCACCACGAACTTGCGCACGCCGCGCTCGCGCAGACCGCGCGCGATCGACGCCAGCGTGGATTCGACCAGATGCCCCGCCGCGTCGACGCCGAGTTCGCGCTGCACCGCTTTCACTTCGTCGGGCGTGGCGGTCGCGTAGATCAGCACGGGCTCGGCCTGGTCGAGGTAGGGTTGCGCGAATGCCAGCGCCTGCTCGACCACGGCCTCGCCACGGGCGGCGGCCAGCGGATCGATACGGAACGCGGGCCGCGTCTCGCGCCATGCGGCAACCTGCGCGTGGGTCGCTTTCGACGCACTGCCGGCCAGCACCGCCGACAATCCTTCGACACGCGGCAAACGCGCGGCGTCGGCGTGATCGTCGAGCAGCCCCGCCGCGCGAAAGTTGTCCGGCAAACCAAGCGCGATGCCGGAGCCGCCGGTGATCAGCGCGAAGTCGGCACAGGCGGCGCCGAGCGTGTACAGATCGGCGTCCGAGACGGCATCGGCGATCGCCATGCGCACGCCCTGCCCGCGCAGCGCGGCGAATGCGTCGCTCACCGCGGCCACGCCGTCGGCCACCGTGTCATAGCGCACGAGGCCCACTTTCGAACGCGTCTGCCGTTGCAGCACGTTGACGAGGTTTGCGTCGCGCATCGGCGTGAGCGGATGATTCTCCATGCCCGATGCGTTCAGCAATGCATCGCCGACGAACAGATGACCGCGGAAGATCGTCCGGCCGTTTTCCGGGAAGGCGGGACAGGCGATGGTGAAGGCGTGGGTGCCGTGGCTGCCGTTGCGTTCCTCGCCTTCCGCGAACAGCGCATCGAGCAACGCGTCCGTCACCGGGCCGATGTTGCCCGCATCGGTCGAATCGAAAGTCGAGCAGTACTTGAAGAGGAACTGACGGCATCCTTGCGCGCGCAACCAGTCGAGCGCGGCGAGCGATTGCGCGACCGCGTCGGCGGCGGGCAACGTGCGCGACTTCAACGCGACCACTAGCGCGTCGGCATCGAACCTATCTGGCGGCGCCGGGTTCGATGCCTGATCCGGCGTTTCATCCACCGTCGGCACGCCGATGCACTGCGTCGTGCGCATACCGCCGCGCACCAGCATGTTGGCGAGATCGGTCGCGCCGGTGAAATCGTCGGCGATGCAGCCGAGCAGCGCGCGCTTCGAGATGGCCGTCATAACGGATGCTCCTGCTTACTTCGGGGTCGGCAGATCGATGCCGGGGAAAATCTTGATCACGGCCGAATCGTCCTCGCGGCCGTAGCCGGCATCCGAAGCCGCCTTGAACATCTGATGCGCGGCTTCGGAAAGCGGCAGCGGGAAGTTCCAGGTGCTCGCGGCATCGAGCACGAGCCCTAGATCCTTGACGAAAATATCCACCGCCGACAGCGGCGTGTAATCGCCCTTCAGGATGTGCGGCACGCGGTTCTCGAACATCCACGAATTGCCGGCGCTGTTCTTGATCACCTCGTACAGCACCTCGGGATCGACGCCTTCGCGAATGCCGAGCGCCAGCGCCTCGGCCGCCGCGGCGATATGCACGCCGGCCAGCAACTGGTTGACCATCTTCACCTTGGAGGCGGCGCCATGGCGGTCGCCCAGCCGGTAGACCTTCGCCGAGATCGCACCGAGCACGTCCGCGCAACCGACGAATGCCGGCACCGGGCCGGCCGTCATCAGCGTCAGTTCGCCCGACGCGGCGCGCGCGGCGCCGCCCGATACCGGCGCTTCGAGCATCAGCAGACCGGCCGCCTCGATGCGTTTGCCGAGCGCCTGGGCGAACTCGGGCGCGACCGTCGAGCAGACCAGCACGACGCTGCCTTTTTTCATCGCCGGCACCGCGCCGAGTTCGCCGAACAGCACGGTTTCGGTCTGCGCGGCATTCACGACGAACGAAATCACCACGTCGCATTCCTCGCCGATTTCGCGGGGCGTCAGGCAGGCTTCGCCGCCTTCCACCGCAAACGCTTCCACGACTTCGCTGCGCAGATCGCAGGCATGAACGTGGAAGCCCTTGCGCAACAACGTGCGCGCGACACCCAACCCCATGGCTCCAAGACCAATGACACCAACTTTTCTGGACATGCGTGCCCCCCAAAAGAAGAGTGTGGAATGCGTTGCATGCGGGCGAGGCACGCTGCGCACTATCCGTATTGTTCCATCTATACCCGATTGCGCGAATCGCCGCGCTGCATTGCAAAAAATGCGTGTGAGCCGCCTTGCGCGCGCCGCTACAGGATCGCCCACCCGGAGCGCGGTGGCAATGGAGGCGTGTTCTTTACGAGCATCGGCGACACGGCGCCGGTGGCCCGGTTTCCGCATCATCGATGCTGCATATTCACTGGAGCATCATACAAATTCCATCCCCGGACGGCATTCGCGTCAACCCGCGGCCGGTCGGACGATCGGCGGCGATGTTGGCGAAACGGAACGCATAAGCTATCGTCACGCCTTTGCGCGGCCTCGCCGGCCGCCGCTCCCGACCGTCTCTTTGCGAACGTCTTCCGACCCATGAGCCCAGTCCTGCCGCCGTCTTCCGTCGATTCCGCCAGCGCCGAGCCGGCGCCGGACAAACCGGGCGACTCTTACGTGCAGTCGTTCGCGCGGGGGCTCGCGGTGATCCGCGCGTTCAATGCCGAGCGGCCGGAACAGACGCTCACCGATGTCGCCGCCGCCACCGGCCTCACGCGCGCCGGCGCGCGCCGGATTCTGCTGACGCTGCAAACGCTCGGTTATGTGGAAGCCGAGGGGCGGCTGTTCCGCCTTACGCCAAAAATTCTCGATCTCGGCTTTGCCTATCTGACCTCGATGCCTTTCTGGAATCTTGCGGAACCGGTGATGGAGGGACTATCGGCGCAGGTTCATGAAAGCTGTTCGGCGGCGGTGCTTGACCGCACGGAAATCGTTTACGTGCTGCGTGTGCCGACGCATAAGATCATGACGATCAATCTGTCGATCGGTAGCCGGCTGCCGGCGTATTGCACGTCGATGGGCCGCGTGCTGCTGTCCGCGCTCGACGACGACGCGCTCGATGCGACGCTGAATTCCGCGCCGCTTTATGCGCATACGCCGCGTACGGTGACGGATAAGGAAGAGTTGAAGAAGCTGATCGCGCAGGTTCGTCGGCAGGGGTGGGCGATTGTCGATCAGGAATTGGAAGGAGGATTGATTTCGCTGTCCGCGCCGATCCGGAATCGGCAGGGACGCGTGATTGCCGCGATGAATATCAGCGGCAATGCGCAGCGTAATTCGGCGAAGCAGATGGTGAAGGCGTTTCTGGAGCCGCTGCAGCAGGCGGCGCAGACGGTGTCGGAGATGGTGGCGCGGCGAGGATGAACTGATGACGCGCGTCGCTGCTCATACGCGGCGATGTAACGGTCGCGGCGTGCCCGTCGCGACCAATATCAATACTGCCCGTGACTACTGAAAACTCCTCCTGTTTCTAACATCACTGGGCCCACGGTGGCGTGAACGGCGCGCCATCCCCAATCATCGCCTGGCCGCCCACAGGCAGGACAGCGACTGCACGAAATGGCGTCGCGTCAGGATTGCTGAGTTTGAAGTCTGTATTCGCAGGGACGACCAGTGCACTACCCTCGGTCACCTCGAAGGTTTCGTCGCCGACCTGCGCTAACGCGCGTCCTTCAATGCAAACGAAAGTCTCCTCGCGCGACAATCGATGGGTCACCGCATTGGCGCCGAAGTGCAACGTGACGATCCACACCGAGTTCTCGGTCGCCCCTCTGCTGGGCGACGCCAGGCCCGTAAAGGAAGCGCCATGCATGGAATAAGACGGAGCATCGGCACTGGCAATGAATGGCATGTTCTGATCTTTTACCGTATATAATTCACCAAAGTTTATCAACTAGAGTGAATCAATGTCAACGCACAAGCCGATCGAGTTTGGAATTCTGCTGAACCTCGCCTTTGGCTCCTTCAAGGAGCGACTGCACGAGCATCTCGCCGGAAAAGGATTCGACGATCTGGGGCCATCGTTTGGCTATGTGTTCCGCCTGCTGGAGGCTGGGCCGCACAGTCTTCGGGAGGTCGCCGATCTTCTGCAGATCACTCCGCAAGGGGCGCTGAAAATCGTCAACGAAATGGTCGCCAAGGGATATGTTCAGCGGGGTGAAGATGAACGCGACGGTCGTACCAAGCCACTTTGTCTGACGGATCGCTCTATTGCGCTGCTTCGGGCGGCAAGAGGTTTCCACAAGCAGTTCGAAGCGGATTTCGTGAAGCGGGTTGGAGAATCGCAAGCTGCCGCGGCACGAGCGGTTCTGGAGGATATTGCCTCTCAAGGCGGTAGCGTCGATTTGCGGCGTCTGCGTCCGCTTTGAGGGCGCGTATTCTTCTACGTGGGTATGGCCGACAAGCGACGAATGATCGTTTCGACGGCCTGCTCGATCGAAACGATCGACGTGTCGATGACAAGATGCTCCGATTCCCAAGCATCATATTGACGTTCGAGCACGTTCGACCATGTCGGGAGTTTCAGGCCCGCGATATCGGCCCGTCGACCTTCGACCCGCTGGCGATGCACAGAGGGATCCGAACAGATCAACTCAATTTCGAAGATACGTACGCCGGCCTTTTGCGCCACACTTCTCCACGCGTTACGCGTTACATCCAGAGAATTGACCGAGTCGGCGATGACGGTTAACCCAAGCCTCAAATTGTCCGCGGCAACCGCATAGCCAACGAGATAGCCAGCGGGACCGATCTCCGTCTCGTCGGTCGTGGATGTTGCGAGCGCCTGCTCCAACGTATCGATACGCAAATAAACCGCGCCGAGTTGACGAGCGAGGGCTTGCGCTACCGTTGTCTTTCCCGTTCCCGGTAGTCCTCCGAAGGCGATTAGCAATTTCGCTCCTTTCTTTATGTATGACCGGGTTGGCACCTCAATCCGCTGTAACCAACTGACGACGATACTTCACGAACGCTCGCTTCAAGTCAGAACGATATCCAGCATGTTCGAAAAAGCGGTGGGCATGAAAGATGACGGCAGCAGCCCGCAAATTGAAACGATAACTTCCGTCGTCAAACGAAATCATGATCCTGAGTTCGAAGAGTTGTGAGCCGCCATTTTATGTCGAGCATTGCGCTCCATGGTGAGTGCAACACGCAAGCGGACAGTCAATGCTCTGAACAACGAACCTTCCCCAAAGGAAAAAATGAATTCACACTCAGCGCTCACGTCCCACTAGCCAGCCAGCAAAAAAGCCTCAACCCCGCACCACCACCGCCGCCACAACAAACGCCGAAAAAACCAACGCCGGCGCAAGATGCCCAACCGGTTCCCGATTCCTCAACAAAGTGAAGACAGCACCGATCATGATCGCCCCAGACAACATCAAACCCAACACTCTGGTCTGCTGTCCAAAAAGAAGCGCCGCACTCACCAGTTCCAAACTCCCGCAAACCGAACGAAACCACGCCGGATAACCCCAGCGCGCAAAGTCCCGCTTCACCGCACCGAGCCCTACGAGATTGACCACCCCGGCAATCGCGAACAGAACCGCCACAAGCATCGCCAGGATCGTTTCCAAAGAGGCATGACTAAACGACATCGTCACGCCCCTGGCTTTGCTGAAAGTGCTTCTGCTCAGAAAGGTCCGCGATCAGCCGAGGCCCACGCGGCTCCCATGCAAGACCTTGCCTCGCACGCTGACCGCTTACCGTCTGATCGAGCGCCAATGCATCGGCAAAAGGCCCAAACGCTTCGCGCGCCTCTTGAACCGGCCAGTACTCCACACGCTCGACACCGATCGAAGCTCGAATCGCTTCCCCTATATCCGCAAGACCGACGGCCTCTTCGGCAACCACATTGAAGATCTGTCCACTCACGTCCTCGTCTGCGCTCGCCGCCCGCTCCACCGCGTTCAGATAAGCCGTAGCGAGATCATCGACATGCACCGCAGGCCAATGATTGCGACCATCGCCGACGACTTTCACGCTGCCGCCCTGACGAGCCATGCCGGCCAGCATGCCAAAGACGCCGCCGCCGTATCCATGCACCATCGCCGGCCTGAGGACCACTGCCTCGATCGACCGACCTGCCGCCATCTCCAACACGTGCTGCTCCACGGCGGGACGCCATGCGACGAGTGGCGTCGAGTTCAGCACCGACGCCTCAGTCACAGCCTCGCCCGACGTATCGCCATAAACCCACGTACCCGACGTATAAACAAACGCCGCACCCGGACGCAAATGCGAAAGCATCGCTTCAATCGCGGCCTTGTCGGCAGCGGCGGCGGAAGCATCGTTGGTCGACGCGGCATGCACCGCCGCATCCGCAGCACCGGCGATCGCGGCAAACGACTGCGGCTCCAACAGATTGCCAACATGCAGTTTCACGCCAAGACGCGTGAGCGCATTCGCAGCAGCCGACCCATCCCCTCGCACCAGCGCCGTCACCTCATGACCGCGGCGAATGGCCTCGCGCGCGACCGCTTGTCCGATATAGCCGGTACCACCCGTAATGAACAGTTTCATAACGCCTTCCTCGATGAGTTGCCTGCGGAGTCGATTAATCACAATAAACGAGACCAGCCAGTCTCGTTTCGGGTAAGTTAAACGAGACTACCTAGTCTTGTCAACCATCGATCGATCTGGTATTTATTTGCCATGAACACGCACTCTCTCCCCGCCCTGAGCCCGTTGCAGCGCCGTAAGCGGTCCGCCATCCTCGACGGCGCGAAAACTATTTTTCTAAGGCAGGGCTTCGGCCTGGCCACGATGGATGAAGTCGCGGCGGCCGCCGGCGTCGGCAAACAGACGGTCTATCGCCACTTCAAGTCGAAGGAGGCGCTCTTTGTCGGGCTGGTGAGCGCGATGTGCGCCGAGGTGGGGGAATTTCTGATCAGTGCCCAGAACGAGCAACCGGATGACTCGCCCGAGGTCGCGTTGCGCAAGCTGGGATGGGCATTGGCGCGCATCCTCATCGAGCCGGATTATTTGCGGCTTTATCGGGCCATCGTCGCCGAGGCCGAGCGGCTTCCCGAACTCGGCCAGGTGTTCCATGAAAACGGTGCGAAGGTCGTGCGCGTCTTCGCCGCAAAAATTCTGCAAAGCAATTTCGACGAATCGACCGCCGCGTTACGGGCAGCGACGTTCGTTCAGTTGGTGCTGGGCGACGCGTATCTGGAACTGTCCATCGGCTTCACGGTGCCCGATGTCGAAGTGCGCTTCGCGCTGCAGATCGACGAGGCGGTGTCGGCGGCATTGCGTTAATGCGTGCCACGCGCAACGAAATCGAAACATGAGGACGTGAACGGCGGCGGCCGCGACAGCGATCGCGGCCACCTCCGCCCTCAATCGATCTCTTTATCCGCGGTCTCCTTCAGCAGCGCCACGGCGACCAGCGACACCACCACGCACGCCGCCACATAACCGGCCGGCGCAAGCTTGCTGCCGGTCAGCTTGATCAACCATGTCGCCACCAGTTGCGCGGTGCCGCCGAACAGACACACGCTCAACGCGTAGGCGATCGAGATACCCGTCGCCCGCACGCGTCGCGGAAACGATTCGCACATCAACGCGAATTCGGACGCCGATCCCATCGAATAAAACAGCAGCATCAGCGCGGTCAGCGACATGATGACGGGCAATTGCGGAAAGCGGTTGATCAGCATGAAGGCCGGGAACAACAGCAGCACCAGCACGCCGCGGCCGAACAGGATCGGCAGACGCCGGCTGCCGATGCGATCCGACAGCATGCCGAACAGCGGACACGTGACCAGCATCACCAGCCCCGCCGCCACGCCGACCAGCATCGACAGCGACATCGGCAGACCGAGCGTGTGGATCGCGTAGGTCGGCATGTAGAAGGTGAGGATGTAGGTGGTGACCGTGCCGCCCATCACCGTCAGCGTGATCAGCAGCAGCGTGCGCCAGTGGCCGGTGAACAGCTCGCTCAGCACGCCGCGTTCGATTCCGTGGCCGTGCGCGCCGGCCGGGTCGTCGGCGAGACGGCGGCGCAGATACATGCCGACCGGCGCGATCAGCACGCCGATCAGGAACGGAATGCGCCAGCCCCAGCTTTCCAGCGACTCCTTCGGCAACGCCGCCGACAGCGCCGCCGCAATTCCCGAACCCATCAGCGCCGCGCCGCCTTGAGTCGCCAGTTGCCAGCTCGCACGAAAACCGCGCCGCGTGCCGCCGCCCTGTTCGAGCAAGGTGGAGGTCGCCGCGCCGAACTCGCCGCCCTGCGAGAAGCCTTGCACGAGACGCGCCAGCACGATCAGCAGCGGCGCAACGAGGCCGATCGTCGCGTAGGTCGGCGTGAGCGCGATCACGCCGGTGCTCACCGCCATCAGCATGATGGTCAGGTTGAGCGCGGCCTTGCGTCCCTTGCGGTCCGCGTACACGCCGAGCATCACGCTGCCGAGCGGCCGCGTGATGAAGCCCGCCGCGAACGTCGCGACCGACAGCAGCAACGACGTGGTCGAGTCCGCCGACGGGAAATACAGCTTGCCGATGATCACCGCGAAAAAACCGTACACGGTGAAGTCGAAGAACTCGAGCCAGTTGCCGATCACCGCCGCGGCGATCGCGCCGCGGCGGGTGACGTGGGCGGTATCGCGGACATCGCGGGCGTCAGCGGAAGCGGGTGCGGCTCCTATCGGAACATCCTTCGAGGCGTTCATCGTGCGGTCTTCCTTGTCGTTATAAGTTGGCTTTACATTCGGGCGATGGAACGCGACGCGCTCACTGCCCCAGATAGCGCTCCACCAGCCGCGCCCAGAACGCCGCGCCGACCGGCAGGTTGCGGTCGTTGAAGTCGTAGTGCGGGTTGTGCACCATGCAGCCGTCCTCGCCCGCACCGTTGCCGATCCGCAGGAACGTGCCGGGCCGCCGCTGCAGCATGAACGCAAAGTCCTCGCTGCCCATCAGAATGTCGGTCTGCGCAACCACCTTGTCGTCGCCGACCAGTTCGCGCGCCACCTGTACCGCGAACTCGGTTTCCGCGTCCGAGTTGACCACCACCGGATAACCCTCGATGTACTCGACCACCGCCTTGCCGCCGTAACTCGCGGCCTGGCTTTCGGCGAGTTCGGTGATGCGCTTCTTCAGCAGCGCACGCACTTCCGGGCTGAACGAACGCACGCTCAGCTCCAGTTTCGCGCTGCTCGAAATCACGTTGTTCGCGGTCCCCGCATGCATCGAGCCGACCGTGACCACGGCGGGTTGCGACGGGTCGACATTGCGCGCGACGATCGTCTGCAACGCCATCACGATGCTGGCGGCCACCACGACCGGATCGACCGTCAGGTGCGGACGCGCCGCGTGACCGCCGACGCCTTCGATCGTGATGATCGCCTTGTCCCCCGCCGACATGAACGGCCCCTTGCGGAACAGCAGCACGCCCGGCTCTTCACCCGGATGGTTGTGCACGCCAAATACGGCATCGCACGGAAAGCGCTCGAACAGGCCGTCGTCGATCATCTTCATCGCGCCGCTGTCGATGCCGCTCTCCTCCGCCGGCTGGAAATACAGATGCACGGTGCCCGAAAAATTGCGCGTGGCGGCCAGATGCTGCGCGGCGCCGAGCAGCATGGTGGTGTGGCCGTCGTGACCGCACGCGTGCATCTTGCCGTGCGTGCCGCTCGCGTACGGCAGGCCGGTCTGCTCGATGATCGGCAGCGCGTCCATATCGGCGCGAATGCCGATGCGGCGCGTGCCCTCGCCCACCGTCAGCGTGCCCACCACGCCGGTGCGCCCCACGCCGCGCGTGACCTGCCAGCCCCATTGCTCCAGCTTCTCGGCGACCAGCGCGCCGGTCTGCAATTCCTCGTAGGCGAGTTCCGGATGGTGATGAATGTGATGACGGATCTCGCGCAGGCTATCGACTGCGGGCGCCAGGTCGGACACTTCGGTGAAACGCGCGGCTTCGCTCATTGCTCTTGCTCCATGGATTCGAACCGCATGACGGCGGTCAACTGGCGAGCACTATAGCCACGCCGTTTTGTTCGAATAAGATGCTGTTTTTTTCACCCCGATTAACGCGCCTTATCTCCGGGATTACCCTCATGAAGCTGCAGCAACTGCAGGCGTTCGTCGCGGCCGCCCATCACCGTAGTCTGCGCGCCGCCGCGCGCGAGCTGGGCGTCACGCAACCGGCCGTCACGCATACGATCCGCGAACTGGAAAGCGCGCTGAACGCGGAGCTGATGGTGCGCAGCGTGCGCGGCATCGAGCTGACCGCGTGTGGGCTCGCGCTGTTGCCGCGCGCCGAACAGTTGCTCGGCGACATGCGGCGCACCGTCGAGGCGGTCGAACAGGTGAAGGGCGAACTGGCCGGCAAGGTGAGCGTGGGGACCATGCCGTCGATCGCGTTGACGGCGTTGCCGCACGCGGTGTCGAAGTTTCGCCGGGCGATGCCGCAGGTCAGCCTGCATCTCGAGGAAGTGACGATTCCGGACGCGCTCGCGCAACTGCGCAACGGCGCGCTGGATATCGCCGCGATTCATCACGTGCGGGCGCTGGATAGCGATCTGGTGCAGGCGCCGCTTTTCTCGACGGAGTTCGTCGTGGTGATGCGTGACGGGCATCCGCTCGCCCATGCCACGCGCCTGCATGAACTGCTCGACGCCGAATGGATCGTGACGGTCGGCGCGGATCATTTCCCGCACAGCGTGATGATGGCGATGTTCGACGCGCACGGCTTGCCGGTGCCGAAGCGTCTGCTGCGGGCGCCGTCGTCGTTCGCGGTGACGCTGGGGCTGGTGTCGCAGACCGACGTGATCGGCTGCTTCACGCGGCCGCTCGCGCAGATGGTGGCGCCGCTCGGCATCCGCATCGCGCCGATCGAGGAAGCGCTGCCGAACTACGAAATCAGCATCCTGTCGCGCCGCGATCTGTTGCCGACGCCGGCCGTGATGCAGTTCGTGTCGTGCCTGCAGGACGCGACGCGGGAACGGATCGCGGCGGCGGGGTAAGTGATTTGAAGCGGTGGATTCAGAGCGGCCCATTCAAGGCGCCGCTTTCGATGCGAGACGCCGGGCCAACCAAAAACGCGCGTCAATCGACGCGGCTTTCCGCCTTCAACGCCGCGATCAACGCATGCCCGGCATCTTCCAGCGCGCCCGAATTATCGATCGTCGTGCAGCGCACGCCGTCGGGCAGCACGAACGGCGCGCGACGCGCGAGCCGCGCCGCG is a window of Paraburkholderia sp. D15 DNA encoding:
- a CDS encoding NAD-dependent epimerase/dehydratase family protein, with protein sequence MKLFITGGTGYIGQAVAREAIRRGHEVTALVRGDGSAAANALTRLGVKLHVGNLLEPQSFAAIAGAADAAVHAASTNDASAAAADKAAIEAMLSHLRPGAAFVYTSGTWVYGDTSGEAVTEASVLNSTPLVAWRPAVEQHVLEMAAGRSIEAVVLRPAMVHGYGGGVFGMLAGMARQGGSVKVVGDGRNHWPAVHVDDLATAYLNAVERAASADEDVSGQIFNVVAEEAVGLADIGEAIRASIGVERVEYWPVQEAREAFGPFADALALDQTVSGQRARQGLAWEPRGPRLIADLSEQKHFQQSQGRDDVV
- a CDS encoding TetR/AcrR family transcriptional regulator, translating into MNTHSLPALSPLQRRKRSAILDGAKTIFLRQGFGLATMDEVAAAAGVGKQTVYRHFKSKEALFVGLVSAMCAEVGEFLISAQNEQPDDSPEVALRKLGWALARILIEPDYLRLYRAIVAEAERLPELGQVFHENGAKVVRVFAAKILQSNFDESTAALRAATFVQLVLGDAYLELSIGFTVPDVEVRFALQIDEAVSAALR
- a CDS encoding MFS transporter is translated as MNASKDVPIGAAPASADARDVRDTAHVTRRGAIAAAVIGNWLEFFDFTVYGFFAVIIGKLYFPSADSTTSLLLSVATFAAGFITRPLGSVMLGVYADRKGRKAALNLTIMLMAVSTGVIALTPTYATIGLVAPLLIVLARLVQGFSQGGEFGAATSTLLEQGGGTRRGFRASWQLATQGGAALMGSGIAAALSAALPKESLESWGWRIPFLIGVLIAPVGMYLRRRLADDPAGAHGHGIERGVLSELFTGHWRTLLLITLTVMGGTVTTYILTFYMPTYAIHTLGLPMSLSMLVGVAAGLVMLVTCPLFGMLSDRIGSRRLPILFGRGVLVLLLFPAFMLINRFPQLPVIMSLTALMLLFYSMGSASEFALMCESFPRRVRATGISIAYALSVCLFGGTAQLVATWLIKLTGSKLAPAGYVAACVVVSLVAVALLKETADKEID
- a CDS encoding M20 aminoacylase family protein, producing MSEAARFTEVSDLAPAVDSLREIRHHIHHHPELAYEELQTGALVAEKLEQWGWQVTRGVGRTGVVGTLTVGEGTRRIGIRADMDALPIIEQTGLPYASGTHGKMHACGHDGHTTMLLGAAQHLAATRNFSGTVHLYFQPAEESGIDSGAMKMIDDGLFERFPCDAVFGVHNHPGEEPGVLLFRKGPFMSAGDKAIITIEGVGGHAARPHLTVDPVVVAASIVMALQTIVARNVDPSQPAVVTVGSMHAGTANNVISSSAKLELSVRSFSPEVRALLKKRITELAESQAASYGGKAVVEYIEGYPVVVNSDAETEFAVQVARELVGDDKVVAQTDILMGSEDFAFMLQRRPGTFLRIGNGAGEDGCMVHNPHYDFNDRNLPVGAAFWARLVERYLGQ
- a CDS encoding LysR substrate-binding domain-containing protein, whose product is MKLQQLQAFVAAAHHRSLRAAARELGVTQPAVTHTIRELESALNAELMVRSVRGIELTACGLALLPRAEQLLGDMRRTVEAVEQVKGELAGKVSVGTMPSIALTALPHAVSKFRRAMPQVSLHLEEVTIPDALAQLRNGALDIAAIHHVRALDSDLVQAPLFSTEFVVVMRDGHPLAHATRLHELLDAEWIVTVGADHFPHSVMMAMFDAHGLPVPKRLLRAPSSFAVTLGLVSQTDVIGCFTRPLAQMVAPLGIRIAPIEEALPNYEISILSRRDLLPTPAVMQFVSCLQDATRERIAAAG